Proteins encoded in a region of the Streptomyces sp. NBC_01471 genome:
- a CDS encoding rod shape-determining protein, which translates to MTVSLDQLRRCQVAVDLGASRTRVFVKGMGLVVDEPSVVAVNSRTGALIAVGSFAEQMTGRTPAYIRVARPVTGGTVVDIDLARRMLGQLLGDKLRRRLRRTPMLRAAACTPHESDPLAQRATVETLVGLGARRVELVDTLIAAAVGCGLPVEQPTATMIMVCGAATTQIAVLSLGSIVTAERIPVGGEAIDRAIVQHMRQHHELLLPSQSVRPLQLALSGNGLALDGPEFTEIHGRDVATGLARSVQVETAAVREAIHTPLTAVLDGIGRVLRGCPPDLVADLSDRGIMMVGGSALLPGLEQMVRNATRMPVHIAERPDVCSVLGLGAMLEGKIQPMTLAPLSG; encoded by the coding sequence GTGACCGTCAGTCTTGATCAGTTGCGCCGTTGCCAGGTAGCCGTCGACCTCGGGGCCTCGCGGACCCGGGTGTTCGTCAAGGGCATGGGGCTCGTCGTGGACGAACCGAGCGTCGTCGCGGTGAACAGCCGGACGGGCGCGCTCATCGCCGTCGGTTCCTTCGCCGAGCAGATGACCGGCCGTACCCCCGCCTACATCCGGGTGGCGCGCCCCGTCACGGGCGGCACCGTCGTCGACATCGACCTGGCGCGGCGCATGCTGGGGCAGCTCCTCGGCGACAAGCTGCGGCGCAGACTGCGCCGCACCCCGATGCTGCGCGCCGCCGCGTGCACCCCGCACGAGTCCGACCCGCTGGCGCAGCGTGCCACGGTCGAGACCCTGGTCGGGCTCGGCGCCCGGCGGGTCGAGCTGGTCGACACCCTCATCGCCGCCGCCGTCGGCTGCGGGCTCCCCGTCGAGCAGCCGACCGCCACCATGATCATGGTCTGTGGCGCGGCGACCACGCAGATCGCCGTCCTCTCACTCGGCTCGATCGTCACCGCCGAGCGGATCCCGGTCGGCGGTGAGGCCATCGACCGGGCCATCGTGCAGCACATGCGCCAGCACCACGAGCTGCTGCTGCCGAGCCAGTCCGTACGGCCGCTGCAACTGGCGCTCAGCGGCAACGGGCTGGCCCTGGACGGGCCCGAGTTCACCGAGATCCACGGCAGGGACGTGGCCACCGGCCTCGCCCGTTCGGTCCAGGTCGAAACCGCGGCCGTACGGGAGGCCATCCACACCCCGCTGACCGCCGTGCTCGACGGCATCGGCCGGGTGCTGCGCGGCTGCCCGCCGGATCTGGTCGCCGACCTGTCGGACCGCGGCATCATGATGGTCGGCGGGAGCGCCCTGCTGCCGGGCCTGGAACAGATGGTCCGCAACGCGACGAGGATGCCGGTGCACATCGCCGAGCGGCCCGACGTCTGCTCGGTCCTCGGACTCGGCGCGATGCTGGAGGGAAAGATCCAGCCCATGACGCTGGCTCCGCTGAGCGGCTGA
- a CDS encoding organic hydroperoxide resistance protein → MAIQKIDVAYTAVATAENGRDGRVSSSDGNLDVVVNPPKEMGGSGAGTNPEQLFAAGYSACFQGALGVVARQEKADISGSTVTAAVSIGKTEQGGFGLEVTITASIPNVDAAAAQSLIEKAHQVCPYSNATRGNIKVDLAVA, encoded by the coding sequence ATGGCAATCCAGAAGATCGATGTCGCGTACACCGCAGTCGCCACCGCCGAGAACGGCCGTGACGGCCGGGTCTCCTCCAGCGACGGCAACCTCGACGTCGTCGTCAACCCGCCGAAGGAGATGGGCGGAAGCGGCGCGGGCACCAACCCGGAGCAGCTCTTCGCCGCCGGTTACAGCGCCTGCTTCCAGGGTGCGCTCGGTGTCGTCGCCCGCCAGGAGAAGGCCGACATCTCCGGCTCGACCGTGACCGCGGCCGTCTCCATCGGCAAGACCGAGCAGGGCGGCTTCGGCCTGGAGGTCACCATCACGGCCTCCATCCCGAACGTCGACGCGGCCGCCGCGCAGTCGCTGATCGAGAAGGCGCACCAGGTGTGCCCGTACTCGAACGCCACCCGCGGCAACATCAAGGTCGACCTGGCCGTCGCCTGA
- a CDS encoding TetR/AcrR family transcriptional regulator gives MGSARGEGRRAEILRAALEVIAERGYRGTTLGAVAERVGLSQQGLLHYFPSKDALLVAVLEARDRWDPGASARSGEAWPLELLGSLVEYNAMRPGIVQTFAALLGESVTDGHPAREFFTRRYAQVRGSMAATLRGEFGDRLPSGLTPEEVAPLLVAVMDGLQYQWLLDPESVDMPTAFRAFTTLLGGGATG, from the coding sequence ATGGGGAGCGCCAGGGGGGAAGGGCGGCGGGCGGAGATCCTCCGTGCGGCCCTTGAGGTCATCGCGGAGCGCGGCTACCGGGGGACGACGCTCGGCGCCGTCGCCGAGCGGGTGGGCCTCAGCCAGCAGGGGCTGCTGCACTACTTCCCGAGCAAGGACGCCCTGCTCGTCGCCGTGCTGGAAGCACGCGACCGCTGGGACCCGGGCGCGTCGGCTCGCTCCGGTGAGGCCTGGCCGCTCGAACTGCTCGGGTCGCTGGTGGAGTACAACGCCATGCGGCCGGGGATCGTGCAGACCTTCGCCGCGCTGCTCGGCGAGAGCGTGACGGACGGGCATCCGGCGCGGGAGTTCTTCACGCGCCGCTATGCGCAGGTGCGGGGGTCGATGGCGGCCACCCTGCGCGGCGAGTTCGGGGACCGGCTGCCGAGCGGGCTGACGCCCGAGGAAGTGGCGCCGCTGCTGGTGGCGGTGATGGACGGCCTCCAGTACCAGTGGCTGCTGGACCCGGAATCGGTGGACATGCCCACCGCTTTCCGGGCCTTCACGACGCTGCTCGGCGGTGGTGCGACGGGGTGA
- a CDS encoding GAF domain-containing protein, which yields MTGDTRLPLLLEAVLSVGTDLELRGTLQHIVDSATRLTGARRGALGVVDPERDRLSDLFATGADGDALIGLPDDTPGLLRFPVRVHQQVFGTLHLAGKREGSFDRDDEALLRVLAAQAGIAIGNARLYETARLRERWIKGAAAVTNALLTGESATDALTTVAEQARSLADAVAGVVLLPTGSGGMEIVAASTFEDPGDLIGATIAPGSPVLVQLLSGDPVYIEDSSTDPRMTTHVRARFGPSMMLPLQSGGKLIGTLALPRRRSGRPYNAADRTLALQFASQAALALVLADAQQNREQLAVYEDRDRIARDLHDLVVQRLFATEMMLESTRRRAAGTELGELLGRAADELDSTIQDVRTAIFALQQPPADAPSTLRGQVLRETDGARVLLGFAPSVHFLGPVDSRITEQVGEDLLTALRRGLARTHRLPDVSRVAVVVDAREDPVRLTVTHDGTPEGEDGNALVWEAS from the coding sequence ATGACCGGTGACACACGGCTGCCGCTGCTCCTGGAGGCGGTGCTGAGCGTCGGTACGGATCTCGAACTGCGCGGCACGCTCCAGCACATCGTGGACTCCGCGACCCGGCTGACGGGCGCGCGGCGCGGGGCGCTCGGGGTGGTCGACCCCGAGCGCGACCGCCTCAGCGACCTGTTCGCGACCGGCGCCGACGGCGACGCGCTGATCGGCCTCCCGGACGACACCCCCGGTCTGCTGCGGTTCCCCGTCCGGGTGCACCAGCAGGTCTTCGGAACCCTGCACCTGGCGGGCAAGCGCGAGGGCAGCTTCGACCGGGACGACGAGGCGCTGCTGCGGGTGCTCGCCGCGCAGGCGGGCATCGCGATCGGCAACGCCCGGCTGTACGAGACGGCGAGGCTCCGGGAGCGCTGGATCAAGGGGGCGGCGGCCGTCACCAACGCGCTGCTCACCGGCGAGAGCGCGACCGACGCACTGACCACCGTCGCCGAACAGGCCAGGAGCCTCGCCGACGCGGTCGCCGGCGTGGTGCTCCTGCCGACCGGCAGCGGCGGCATGGAGATCGTCGCCGCCTCCACCTTCGAGGACCCGGGCGACCTCATCGGCGCCACGATCGCGCCGGGCTCCCCCGTGCTGGTCCAGCTCCTCAGCGGTGACCCGGTGTACATCGAGGACTCGTCCACCGATCCCCGGATGACCACCCATGTACGGGCCCGTTTCGGGCCGAGCATGATGCTGCCGCTCCAGAGCGGCGGCAAGCTGATCGGTACGCTCGCGCTGCCCCGGCGGCGCAGCGGCCGCCCCTACAACGCGGCGGACCGGACACTGGCCCTTCAGTTCGCCTCGCAGGCCGCGCTCGCGCTCGTCCTGGCCGATGCCCAGCAGAACCGTGAGCAGCTCGCGGTGTACGAGGACCGCGACCGGATCGCCCGCGATCTGCACGACCTCGTCGTCCAGCGGCTCTTCGCGACCGAGATGATGCTGGAGTCGACCCGGCGGCGGGCGGCCGGCACGGAGCTGGGTGAGCTGCTCGGCCGGGCGGCCGACGAACTCGACTCGACCATCCAGGACGTCAGGACCGCGATCTTCGCCCTCCAGCAGCCGCCCGCCGACGCACCGTCGACGCTGCGCGGCCAGGTCCTCCGGGAGACGGACGGCGCGCGGGTGCTGCTGGGGTTCGCCCCGTCGGTGCACTTCCTCGGCCCGGTGGACTCCCGGATCACGGAGCAGGTCGGCGAGGACCTGCTCACCGCCCTGCGCCGGGGCCTCGCCCGCACGCACCGGCTGCCGGACGTCTCGCGGGTCGCGGTGGTGGTCGACGCACGGGAGGACCCCGTACGGCTGACTGTCACGCACGACGGGACGCCGGAGGGCGAGGACGGGAACGCGCTGGTGTGGGAGGCGTCGTGA
- a CDS encoding NADP-dependent oxidoreductase, with the protein MSALPTTGREWHLTARPSGWPTPADFALREVPVSEPAEGRILVRNLYFSVDPYMRGRMNDVKSYTPPFQLDKPMDGGAVGEVIASNAEGFSVGDHVLHGLGWREYAHVPVQHATKVDPAAAPLSAYLGVLGMTGLTAYAGLFDVAAFKEGETVFVSGAAGAVGSQVGQMARIRGAARVIGSAGSDEKVRHLVDDLGFDAAFNYKNGPVAQQLREAAPDGIDVYFDNVGGEHLEAAINSFNVHGRATICGMISQYNNTEATPAPRNLALVIGKRLRLQGMLVGDHAALQPQFVKDVAGWIASGELKYQETVVEGVEQGVEAFLGLLRGENTGKMIVAVNQ; encoded by the coding sequence ATGTCCGCACTCCCCACGACCGGCCGCGAATGGCATCTCACCGCCCGTCCGAGCGGCTGGCCCACCCCGGCGGACTTCGCCCTGCGCGAGGTCCCGGTGTCCGAGCCCGCCGAGGGACGGATCCTGGTCCGCAACCTCTACTTCTCGGTCGACCCGTACATGCGGGGAAGGATGAACGACGTCAAGTCGTACACACCGCCCTTCCAGCTCGACAAGCCGATGGACGGCGGCGCGGTCGGCGAGGTCATCGCGTCGAACGCCGAGGGCTTCTCGGTGGGCGACCACGTGCTGCACGGCCTCGGCTGGCGTGAGTACGCACACGTGCCCGTCCAGCACGCCACCAAGGTCGACCCGGCGGCCGCCCCGCTCTCCGCCTACCTCGGCGTGCTCGGTATGACGGGCCTCACCGCCTACGCCGGCCTCTTCGATGTCGCCGCCTTCAAGGAGGGCGAGACCGTCTTCGTCTCCGGCGCCGCGGGCGCCGTCGGCAGCCAGGTCGGCCAGATGGCCAGGATCAGGGGTGCCGCGCGCGTCATCGGCTCCGCGGGCTCCGACGAGAAGGTCAGGCACCTCGTCGACGACCTCGGCTTCGACGCTGCGTTCAACTACAAGAACGGCCCCGTGGCGCAGCAGCTGCGCGAGGCCGCCCCCGACGGCATCGACGTGTACTTCGACAACGTGGGCGGCGAGCACCTCGAAGCGGCCATCAACTCGTTCAACGTGCACGGCCGCGCCACGATCTGCGGAATGATCTCGCAGTACAACAACACCGAGGCCACCCCGGCCCCGCGCAACCTCGCGCTGGTCATCGGCAAGCGGCTGCGGCTCCAGGGCATGCTCGTCGGCGATCACGCGGCGCTCCAGCCGCAGTTCGTGAAGGACGTCGCTGGCTGGATCGCCTCGGGCGAGCTGAAGTACCAGGAAACGGTCGTCGAAGGTGTCGAACAGGGCGTCGAGGCGTTTCTCGGGCTGCTCCGCGGTGAGAACACCGGGAAGATGATCGTCGCCGTCAACCAGTAG
- a CDS encoding MarR family transcriptional regulator: MATRTDPLTLEVVELIGDVVARYYQEYDEAAAVHSLTGAQARVLGLLSIEAMPMRRLAGHLKCEPSNVTGIVDRLEARGLAERRPDPADRRVKLAAATEAGRRTSRELRATMDFAREPLAELSAGERTVLRDLLKRMLGRTDG; the protein is encoded by the coding sequence ATGGCCACTCGTACAGACCCGCTCACCCTGGAAGTCGTCGAGCTGATCGGTGACGTCGTCGCCCGGTACTACCAGGAGTACGACGAGGCCGCGGCCGTGCACTCGCTCACCGGCGCCCAGGCACGGGTGCTGGGTCTGCTGTCCATCGAGGCGATGCCCATGCGCCGTCTCGCCGGGCATCTGAAGTGCGAGCCGTCGAACGTCACGGGCATCGTCGACCGGCTCGAAGCGCGCGGCCTCGCCGAGCGCCGCCCCGACCCCGCCGACCGCCGGGTCAAGCTGGCCGCGGCCACCGAGGCGGGCCGGCGGACCTCCCGGGAGCTGCGCGCCACGATGGACTTCGCCCGTGAACCGCTCGCCGAGCTGTCGGCCGGGGAGCGGACGGTGCTGCGGGACCTGCTGAAGCGGATGCTGGGGCGCACCGACGGGTAG
- a CDS encoding EI24 domain-containing protein, with amino-acid sequence MGDLGAGFGYLVKGQRWVGGRGRQYGFGLLPGLITLVLYGVALVALAFWADDAVTWATPFADTWSTPWPGLLRGCLTVLLWALALLLAVVSFTAVTLLIGQPFYEALSGRVDASEGADVPGSGLSLWRELWISARDSLRILVRVAFYGLLLFAAGFLPVVGQTVVPAIGFCVSGFFLAEELTAVALQRRGMEFRERLALLKSRRLLTLGFGVPLTLCFLVPLVAVFLMPGAVAGATLMVRDLTGETAREPDAVPDALPEPPADGVNGADGAPAAPTPPPAAPSRTW; translated from the coding sequence ATGGGTGATCTCGGGGCGGGTTTCGGTTATCTGGTGAAGGGCCAGCGCTGGGTCGGCGGGCGCGGCAGGCAGTACGGATTCGGGCTGCTGCCGGGGCTGATCACGCTCGTCCTCTACGGGGTGGCGCTGGTCGCGCTCGCGTTCTGGGCGGACGACGCGGTCACCTGGGCGACACCGTTCGCCGACACCTGGAGCACGCCCTGGCCGGGACTCCTCCGGGGCTGTCTGACCGTACTGTTGTGGGCGCTGGCCCTGCTGCTCGCCGTCGTCTCGTTCACCGCGGTGACCCTGCTGATCGGCCAGCCCTTCTACGAGGCGCTCTCCGGGCGGGTCGACGCGTCCGAGGGCGCCGACGTCCCCGGATCCGGCCTCTCCCTCTGGCGCGAACTGTGGATCTCCGCCCGCGACAGCCTCCGCATCCTGGTACGGGTGGCGTTCTACGGCCTGCTGCTCTTCGCCGCCGGTTTCCTCCCGGTCGTCGGCCAGACCGTCGTCCCGGCGATCGGCTTCTGCGTCTCCGGCTTCTTCCTCGCCGAGGAGCTGACGGCGGTGGCGCTGCAACGCCGGGGCATGGAGTTCCGGGAGCGGCTGGCCCTGCTGAAGAGCCGTCGTCTGCTCACCCTCGGCTTCGGGGTCCCGCTGACCCTCTGCTTCCTGGTGCCGCTGGTCGCGGTCTTCCTCATGCCGGGCGCGGTGGCGGGAGCGACCCTGATGGTGCGCGACCTGACGGGGGAGACGGCGCGCGAACCGGACGCCGTACCGGACGCTCTGCCGGAACCGCCCGCCGACGGCGTGAACGGCGCTGACGGGGCACCCGCGGCGCCCACGCCTCCGCCCGCCGCCCCCTCCCGGACCTGGTAG